From a region of the Bacteroidota bacterium genome:
- a CDS encoding ParB/RepB/Spo0J family partition protein encodes MKTKKRALGRGLDAILQSPEIDIQSEEIAENYIVGAIANIPLDNIEANPFQPRDFFEEDSLVELGASIKEQGIIQPITVRKLGIDRFQLISGERRLRAAKLIGLEEIPCYIRVANDEQMLEMALIENIHRENLNAIEIAISYQRLIEECSLTHEQLSAKVGKKRATITNYLRLLKLPAPVQIALRDDKISMGHARALINITNEDQQVKILNKTIQKELSVRQVEDAVRLLNRERKLPPDIPDNFIRLQERFSSFLNTRVEVKMNNKGKGSIVIPIETQEDLDKILQMLEK; translated from the coding sequence ATGAAAACTAAGAAAAGAGCATTGGGCAGGGGGCTTGACGCCATCCTCCAAAGCCCTGAAATCGACATCCAATCCGAAGAAATTGCGGAAAACTACATTGTTGGCGCTATTGCCAACATACCATTAGACAATATTGAAGCCAACCCGTTTCAACCCCGTGATTTTTTTGAAGAAGATTCCCTGGTAGAATTGGGAGCATCCATCAAAGAACAGGGCATCATTCAGCCTATTACCGTCAGAAAACTTGGAATCGACCGCTTCCAGCTTATTTCCGGTGAACGTAGACTGCGTGCTGCAAAGCTGATCGGTCTGGAAGAAATCCCCTGCTATATCCGCGTTGCCAACGATGAGCAAATGCTCGAAATGGCGCTGATCGAAAACATTCACCGGGAGAACCTCAATGCTATTGAGATAGCCATCAGTTACCAACGGCTGATCGAAGAATGCAGCCTCACTCATGAGCAACTCAGCGCTAAAGTCGGAAAGAAAAGAGCCACAATCACCAACTATTTGCGTCTTCTCAAATTACCCGCACCGGTGCAGATTGCACTTCGTGACGATAAAATATCCATGGGTCATGCCAGGGCACTGATCAATATAACCAATGAAGATCAACAGGTTAAAATTCTCAATAAAACTATCCAGAAAGAACTTTCGGTCAGACAGGTGGAAGATGCCGTTCGCCTGCTGAACCGTGAGCGCAAACTGCCACCGGATATTCCTGATAATTTTATCCGGCTTCAGGAAAGATTTTCATCATTCCTGAATACCAGGGTTGAGGTCAAAATGAATAATAAAGGAAAAGGAAGCATCGTTATTCCGATCGAAACGCAAGAAGACCTTGATAAAATTCTCCAAATGCTCGAAAAATAA